The Miscanthus floridulus cultivar M001 chromosome 17, ASM1932011v1, whole genome shotgun sequence genome has a window encoding:
- the LOC136518064 gene encoding elongation factor 1-alpha-like produces MITGASQADCAILIVDSTTGGYEAGTSKDGQTYEHALIAFTLGVKQMICCCNKMDATAPGYSKARYDEIVKGISSFLKKVGYNPEKILFVPISGIEGDNMNERSTNLDWYKGPTLLEALEQINEPKRPSDKPLRLPVQDVYKIGGIGTVPVGCVQTGVLKPGMVVTFGPSGLTSEVKSIEMHHEALQEALPGANVGFHVKNVAVIDLKRGYVASNSKDDPAKEAASFTSHVIIMNHPGQICKGYAPVLDCHTSHIAVKFAEHLTKIDRRSGNEIEKEPKFLKKGDAGMVKMIPTKPVVVETISEYPPLGRFAVRGMRQTIAVGVIESVEKKDPTGAKVAKAAAKKK; encoded by the exons ATGATCACCGGTGCCTCCCAGGCTGACTGTGCCATCCTTATCGTTGATTCCACCACTGGTGGTTATGAAGCTGGTACCTCCAAGGATGGCCAGACCTACGAGCATGCTCTCATTGCTTTCACTCTTGGAGTGAAGCAGATGATTTGCTGCTGCAACAAG ATGGATGCCACAGCACCCGGGTACTCGAAGGCCCgttatgatgaaattgtgaagGGCATCTCTTCCTTCCTCAAGAAGGTCGGCTACAACCCTGAAAAAATTCTTTTCGTTCCCATCTCTGGTATTGAGGGTGACAACATGAATGAGAGGTCCACCAACCTTGACTGGTACAAGGGGCCAACCCTGCTTGAGGCTCTTGAACAGATCAACGAGCCAAAGAGGCCCTCGGACAAGCCCTTGCGTCTTCCCGTTCAGGATGTGTACAAGATTGGTGGTATTGGTACTGTCCCTGTTGGTTGTGTCCAAACTGGTGTCCTTAAGCCTGGCATGGTTGTGACGTTTGGTCCTAGCGGCCTGACTAGTGAGGTCAAGTCTATTGAGATGCACCACGAGGCTCTCCAGGAGGCCCTTCCTGGTGCTAATGTGGGCTTCCATGTGAAGAACGTTGCTGTAATCGATCTCAAGCGTGGTTACGTGGCCTCCAACTCCAAGGATGACCCTGCCAAGGAGGCTGCCAGCTTCACCTCCCATGTCATCATTATGAACCACCCTGGACAAATTTGCAAGGGCTATGCGCCAGTGCTGGACTGTCACACCTCCCACATTGCTGTCAAGTTTGCTGAGCACCTCACCAAGATTGACAGACGATCTGGCAATGAGATCGAGAAGGAGCCCAAGTTCTTAAAGAAGGGTGATGCTGGTATGGTGAAAATGATTCCCACCAAGCCCGTGGTGGTGGAGACCATCTCCGAGTACCCTCCTCTTGGTCGTTTTGCTGTCCGTGGCATGAGGCAGACAATTGCTGTTGGAGTCATCGAGAGTGtcgagaagaaggacccgactgGTGCCAAGGTGGCCAAGGCTGCTGCCAAGAAGAAATGA
- the LOC136515887 gene encoding RING-H2 finger protein ATL72-like: MVHSCTTPGLLLQLQGPAACPSPGAVPDARPVLAAADELNSDAILTLALLTCGLVAALTFRVVLQCALRVTRGACCGGADDAQDDDDDPEEQEQVQQHAGGGAGPAQLQAAARHGHAHGRKQPRRLPPALVQALPYLAFSAGLEMAGSSRSECAICLTKFARGEAVRVLPRCNHGFHARCIDRWLTARPTCPTSRRSCSRHWQKTTHRIKTPDCQANL; encoded by the exons ATGGTGCATAGCTGCACTACTCCAGGACTCCTGCTACAGCTGCAGGGGCCGGCCGCGTGCCCATCACCCGGCGCCGTTCCGGACGCTCGGCCGGTCCTGGCAGCGGCAGACGAGCTCAACTCCGACGCGATCCTCACCCTCGCGCTCCTCACGTGCGGCCTCGTCGCGGCGCTCACGTTCCGCGTCGTGCTCCAGTGCGCGCTCCGCGTCACGCGCGGCGCGTGCTGCGGCGGAGCCGACGACGcgcaggacgacgacgacgaccccgaggagcaggagcaggtccAGCAGCACGCGGGCGGAGGCGCGGGGCCGGCGCAGCTGCAGGCCGCCGCGCGGCACGGGCACGCGCACGGGAGGAAGCAGCCGCGGCGGCTCCCGCCGGCACTGGTGCAGGCGCTGCCGTACCTGGCGTTCTCGGCGGGGCTGGAGATGGCCGGGTCGTCGCGGTCGGAGTGCGCCATCTGCCTCACCAAGTTCGCCCGCGGGGAGGCGGTGCGCGTGCTGCCGCGCTGCAACCACGGCTTCCACGCGCGCTGCATTGACCGCTGGCTCACGGCGCGGCCGACGTGCCCTACCTCGCGCC GCTCGTGCAGCAGGCACTGGCAGAAGACAACACACAGAATCAAAACTCCAGATTGCCAAGCAAATCTCTAG
- the LOC136515886 gene encoding probable nucleolar protein 5-2, whose translation MQWSGCCRGSGRIEANWLGHGGVILVLFETPSGFALLKYNGVNLFRCGALKDTWVVCLLDFQIFKDKSVAINLETGLSYKLVKMIRSHYSSGQKLAVGNSDYKTIIEAKLKIHCLFDEPVMELMWGLKHIMKCLVPTETCELTTEDRRHMSKGMQLILSNYGFKVEPEMVDEDLITIATAVYESDYHVNRFAEFLHRGGEYLKEVSGIDCQNWDLQKLAAALKLLSYPNDEIETGTSNEMLSEDMKSTLVDQAHKYERKLHKGTCLNIYKEILFARAVRSRALASLKAKGACATQ comes from the exons ATGCAGTGGTCAGGCTGCTGCCGCGGATCTGGCAGGATTGAAG CAAACTGGTTAGGGCATGGTGGGGTCATCTTGGTGCTGTTTGAGACGCCCTCTGGCTTTGCACTGCTGAAATATAATGGCGTCAATCTCTTTCGCTGTGGAGCCTTGAAG GACACATGG gttGTCTGCCTGCTAGATTTTCAAATATTTAAGGACAAGTCTGTTGCCATCAACCTTGAAACTGGTCTCAGTTACAAGCTTGTTAAGATGATCAGGTCGCATTATAGCAGTGGGCAGAAACTTGCTGTTGGGAACAGTGACTACAAAACGATCATTGAAGCAAAATTG AAAATACACTGCCTGTTTGATGAACCCGTGATGGAATTGATGTGGGGCCTGAAGCACATAATGAAGTGTTTAGTGCCCACTGAAACATGTGAGCTGACTACGGAGGACCGTCGCCATATGAGTAAAGGAATGCAATTGATCCTGAGTAACTATGGCTTCAAGGTGGAGCCAGAGATG GTCGATGAAGATCTTATCACTATAGCAACTGCTGTGTACGAGTCTGACTACCACGTGAATAGGTTTGCTGAGTTTTTGCACCGTGGTGGTGAATATCTGAAGGAGGTGTCTGGTATTGATTGTCAGAATTGGGATCTACAAAAACTTGCTGCTGCCCTTAAATTACTATCTTACCCTAACGATGAAATCGAAACTGGCACTTCTAATGAG ATGTTGTCGGAAGATATGAAAAGTACATTGGTGGATCAAGCACACAAGTATGAACGTAAGCTCCATAAGGGGACATGCTTGAATATCTACAAGGAGATCCTGTTTGCCCGTGCTGTCAGGAGTAGGGCGCTGGCGTCCTTGAAGGCCAAAGGTGCATGTGCTACCCAGTAA